A part of Kitasatospora acidiphila genomic DNA contains:
- the glgX gene encoding glycogen debranching protein GlgX has protein sequence MTAPQEASRPAPAHLPPAAPWPGSWQPLGACYRPGTDGRGGTNFALWAPGAEAVELCVFDEDGAETRHPLPEQTFQTWHGYLPGVGPGTRYGYRVHGRWDPWTGARWNPAKLLLDPYARAVDGVFTGHAACCGSVRDWPEPQAADTVRDNRDSAPYTARSVVVHDDDDWADDHRPKTPWAETVIYELHVAGFTRRHPGVPPELRGSYAGLGHPAAIEHLVSLGVTAVELLPVHQFADEDFLRGRGLANYWGYNSIAWFAPHGGYSASGTRGQQVGEFKRMVRALHAAGIEVILDVVYNHTAEGGEQGPTLSLRGIDNAGYYRLGRGRRGYTDYTGCGNTLDTRQPQAVRLITDSLRYWAAEMGVDGFRFDLAAALTRGSDGVDMHHPLLAAISQDPLLSRVKLIAEPWDLGPGGYQVGNFPPLWAEWNDKYRDGVRDFWRGARADVAELGYRLSGSSDLYQLGGRRPYASVNYVTAHDGFTLRDLVSYNAKHNQANGEDNRDGTDDNRSWNCGAEGETDDPAVIELRDRQIRNLLATLLLSTGVPMLTAGDEMGRTQGGNNNAYCQDNEVSWVDWSLLDEPRWQSLRELTARLIRLRRRHPVLRQRAFFSGLAPLPGQLPDLTWYTARGNEMTPADWPAPTAVLGMLLNGGAMSERDRHGCPLTDDSFLLLLNGSARPVEFTLPPRGPFELLLDTAAPTAGATGGTVGGPLAPRSLRLLRLLRLPQS, from the coding sequence ATGACGGCACCTCAGGAGGCGTCGCGCCCGGCGCCGGCGCACCTGCCCCCCGCCGCCCCGTGGCCGGGCAGCTGGCAACCGCTCGGCGCCTGCTACCGGCCCGGCACCGACGGCAGGGGCGGCACCAACTTCGCGCTCTGGGCGCCCGGCGCCGAAGCGGTCGAGCTCTGCGTGTTCGACGAGGACGGCGCCGAGACCCGGCACCCGCTGCCCGAGCAGACCTTCCAGACCTGGCACGGCTACCTGCCCGGGGTGGGCCCCGGCACCCGCTACGGCTACCGGGTGCACGGCCGCTGGGACCCGTGGACCGGCGCCCGCTGGAACCCGGCCAAGCTGCTGCTCGATCCGTACGCCAGAGCCGTCGACGGGGTCTTCACCGGCCACGCCGCCTGCTGCGGCTCGGTGCGCGACTGGCCCGAACCGCAGGCCGCGGACACGGTGCGCGACAATCGCGACTCGGCGCCGTACACCGCCCGCTCGGTGGTGGTGCACGACGATGACGACTGGGCGGACGACCACCGCCCCAAGACCCCGTGGGCCGAGACCGTCATCTACGAGCTGCACGTGGCCGGCTTCACCCGCCGCCACCCCGGGGTGCCGCCCGAACTGCGCGGCAGCTACGCCGGGTTGGGCCACCCGGCGGCGATCGAGCACCTGGTCTCGCTGGGCGTCACCGCGGTCGAGCTGCTGCCGGTGCACCAGTTCGCCGACGAGGACTTCCTGCGCGGGCGCGGGCTGGCCAACTACTGGGGCTACAACTCGATCGCCTGGTTCGCCCCGCACGGCGGCTACTCCGCCTCCGGCACCCGCGGCCAGCAGGTCGGCGAGTTCAAGCGGATGGTGCGGGCCCTGCACGCGGCCGGCATCGAGGTGATCCTCGACGTGGTCTACAACCACACCGCCGAGGGCGGCGAGCAGGGCCCGACGCTGTCGCTGCGCGGCATCGACAACGCCGGCTACTACCGGCTGGGCCGCGGCCGCCGCGGCTACACCGACTACACCGGCTGCGGCAACACCCTGGACACCCGGCAGCCGCAGGCCGTGCGCCTGATCACCGACTCGCTGCGCTACTGGGCCGCCGAGATGGGCGTGGACGGCTTCCGGTTCGACCTGGCCGCCGCCCTGACCCGCGGCAGCGACGGGGTCGACATGCACCACCCGCTGCTCGCCGCGATCTCCCAGGACCCGCTGCTCAGCCGGGTCAAGCTGATCGCCGAGCCGTGGGACCTCGGCCCGGGCGGCTACCAGGTCGGCAACTTCCCACCGCTGTGGGCCGAATGGAACGACAAGTACCGCGACGGCGTGCGGGACTTCTGGCGCGGCGCCCGGGCCGACGTCGCCGAGCTCGGCTACCGGCTCTCCGGCTCCTCCGACCTCTACCAGCTCGGCGGCCGGCGCCCCTACGCCTCGGTCAACTACGTCACCGCGCACGACGGTTTCACGCTGCGCGACCTGGTCTCCTACAACGCCAAGCACAACCAGGCCAACGGCGAGGACAACCGGGACGGCACCGACGACAACCGCTCCTGGAACTGCGGCGCCGAGGGCGAGACCGACGACCCCGCGGTCATCGAGCTGCGGGACCGCCAGATCCGCAACCTGCTGGCCACCCTGCTGCTCTCCACCGGGGTGCCGATGCTCACCGCGGGCGACGAGATGGGCCGCACCCAGGGCGGCAACAACAACGCCTACTGCCAGGACAACGAGGTCAGTTGGGTGGACTGGAGCCTGCTGGACGAGCCGCGCTGGCAGTCGCTGCGGGAGCTGACCGCCCGGCTGATCCGGCTGCGCCGCCGGCACCCGGTGCTGCGCCAGCGGGCCTTCTTCTCCGGCCTGGCCCCGCTGCCCGGCCAACTGCCCGACCTGACCTGGTACACCGCCCGCGGCAACGAGATGACGCCGGCCGACTGGCCCGCCCCGACCGCCGTGCTCGGGATGCTGCTGAACGGCGGCGCGATGTCCGAACGCGACCGGCACGGCTGCCCGTTGACCGATGACAGCTTCCTGCTGCTGCTCAACGGCAGTGCCCGCCCGGTGGAGTTCACGCTGCCGCCGCGCGGGCCGTTCGAACTGCTCCTCGACACCGCCGCACCCACCGCCGGAGCCACCGGCGGAACCGTCGGCGGACCGCTGGCGCCGCGCTCACTCCGACTGCTCCGTCTGCTCCGGTTGCCGCAGTCCTGA
- a CDS encoding ATP-binding protein, which produces MMVGMAGWGEVDQSSHLGLSLTADAPPVPERSSLAALERLSAWELERAVLPRLRDPAGAEEVRLPARGESAPLARRLVLSVLQSWGLHQLLEIGELLTAELVANAVRHTGGRTIGLKLQRRPGWLKVEVRDSSRALPCLIVAEPSLTEYGRGLTVVDALADRWGADLLPRGKGVWFELKVRERA; this is translated from the coding sequence ATGATGGTGGGCATGGCGGGATGGGGCGAAGTCGATCAGTCATCACATCTCGGGCTCAGTCTGACGGCTGACGCCCCACCGGTACCCGAGCGGTCCTCGCTGGCCGCCCTGGAGCGGCTCTCCGCATGGGAGTTGGAGCGGGCCGTGCTGCCCCGGCTGCGCGACCCGGCGGGCGCCGAGGAGGTGCGGCTGCCGGCCCGGGGCGAGTCGGCGCCGCTGGCCCGGCGGCTGGTGCTCTCGGTGCTGCAGTCCTGGGGCCTGCACCAGCTGCTGGAGATCGGCGAGTTACTCACCGCCGAGCTGGTGGCCAATGCCGTGCGGCACACCGGCGGGCGGACCATCGGCCTGAAACTCCAGCGTCGGCCCGGCTGGCTGAAGGTGGAGGTCCGCGACTCCTCGCGGGCGCTGCCCTGCCTGATCGTCGCCGAGCCCAGCCTGACCGAGTACGGCCGCGGCCTCACCGTGGTGGACGCCCTGGCCGACCGCTGGGGCGCCGACCTGCTGCCGCGCGGCAAGGGCGTCTGGTTCGAACTCAAGGTCC
- a CDS encoding L,D-transpeptidase gives MRSIRVGAALAVGGTLLLATACGSSSPKGGGTPAPVPPGGGKGGAASSPSPTASSAVLDLEPKDGTQDAAPTALKVGVANGKLTQVTVTDKSGAAVQGSISADGTDWVPATALSVSDTYQVKASATDDKGVATTASSSFTTLTPSKISRSQDNVVTGSTYGVGMIVSVDFGMPIKNQKAAEAGITFEASDGQQVKGHWMGNQRLDLRPQTFWKPGTTVKVHFRLKNVEVSPGVYGNSDRDESFTIGRSQVSTVDAAKHTMTVQTDGQPDQSIPISSGSDEHPTYNGTMVIEAKEGTAHMTSASVPGLKPGEYDLQVPHSARLTDSGTYVHGNNWSSHDTFGSENVSHGCIGLEDDPGNQGGPNTPAAKFYDSSLVGDVVKVVNSKGAQVAPDNGLSGWNMDWSAW, from the coding sequence ATGCGTTCGATACGCGTGGGCGCGGCACTGGCGGTCGGCGGCACGCTGCTGCTGGCCACTGCTTGCGGCAGTAGCAGCCCCAAGGGCGGCGGCACCCCGGCACCCGTTCCGCCGGGCGGCGGCAAGGGCGGTGCGGCGAGCTCGCCGTCGCCGACCGCGTCCAGCGCGGTGCTGGACCTCGAGCCCAAGGACGGCACCCAGGACGCCGCGCCGACCGCCCTCAAGGTCGGGGTTGCCAATGGCAAGCTGACCCAGGTGACGGTGACCGACAAGAGCGGCGCCGCGGTCCAGGGCAGCATCTCCGCGGACGGCACCGACTGGGTGCCGGCCACCGCGCTCTCGGTCTCCGACACCTACCAGGTGAAGGCCTCGGCCACCGACGACAAGGGCGTCGCCACCACGGCGTCCAGCTCGTTCACCACGCTCACCCCGTCGAAGATCTCGCGCAGCCAGGACAACGTGGTCACCGGGTCCACCTACGGCGTCGGCATGATCGTCTCGGTCGACTTCGGCATGCCGATCAAGAACCAGAAGGCGGCCGAGGCCGGGATCACCTTCGAGGCCTCCGACGGCCAGCAGGTGAAGGGCCACTGGATGGGCAACCAGCGCCTGGACCTGCGCCCGCAGACCTTCTGGAAGCCCGGCACCACCGTCAAGGTCCACTTCCGGCTGAAGAACGTCGAGGTCTCGCCGGGCGTCTACGGCAACTCCGACCGCGACGAGTCGTTCACCATCGGCCGCTCCCAGGTCTCCACGGTGGACGCCGCCAAGCACACCATGACCGTGCAGACCGACGGCCAGCCCGACCAGAGCATCCCGATCAGTTCCGGCTCCGACGAGCACCCCACCTACAACGGCACCATGGTGATCGAGGCCAAGGAGGGCACCGCCCACATGACCTCCGCCTCGGTGCCCGGCCTCAAGCCCGGCGAGTACGACCTGCAGGTGCCGCACTCGGCGCGGCTGACCGACTCCGGCACCTACGTGCACGGCAACAACTGGTCCTCGCACGACACCTTCGGCTCGGAGAACGTCAGCCACGGCTGCATCGGCCTGGAGGACGACCCCGGCAACCAGGGCGGCCCGAACACCCCCGCCGCGAAGTTCTACGACTCCTCGCTGGTTGGAGATGTCGTGAAGGTCGTCAACTCCAAGGGCGCCCAGGTTGCCCCGGACAACGGCCTGAGCGGCTGGAACATGGACTGGAGCGCTTGGTAG
- a CDS encoding L,D-transpeptidase family protein has protein sequence MDPVQAAAAARGSSQVRAGYRRTAAALLAGGVLVLATACGPDDTSKADGSGGPAASASPKLSAAVLSVSPKDGTDDVAPSGAVKVSVADGKLTQVTVADKGGNKVAGAIAADGSSWTPSGPLAVGMLYKVNAQAVDAAGLQSALDSSFTTLTPAKTVAVNDNVTTGTTYGVGMIVSVNFSKAVSHKDDVLKGITFEASDGTQVKGHWFSSRRLDFRPEQYWKSGTNVKIHFRLAGTEVATGVYGPKNSDEAFTVGRSQISTVDASSDKMTVSRDGQVVQTIPITAGNDQNPSWNGTMTIEEKDRVTRMNSATVSNVVGAEYDVPDVPHAMRLTDSGTYVHGNYWGNAFGVSNASHGCVGLQDGKGGDDNSVAGKFYNSSLIGDVVIIKNSKGRTVSGSNGLSGWTMPWSSW, from the coding sequence GTGGACCCGGTGCAGGCGGCAGCCGCCGCGAGAGGAAGCAGCCAGGTCAGGGCCGGGTACCGGCGAACGGCCGCCGCGCTGCTGGCGGGCGGGGTGCTGGTGCTGGCCACCGCCTGCGGCCCGGACGACACCTCCAAGGCGGACGGCTCCGGCGGGCCGGCGGCGTCGGCGTCCCCGAAGCTCTCGGCGGCGGTGCTGAGCGTCAGCCCCAAGGACGGCACCGACGACGTGGCGCCCAGCGGCGCGGTCAAGGTCTCGGTGGCCGACGGCAAGCTGACCCAGGTCACGGTGGCCGACAAGGGCGGCAACAAGGTGGCGGGCGCGATCGCGGCGGACGGCTCCTCCTGGACGCCGTCCGGTCCGCTGGCGGTCGGCATGCTCTACAAGGTGAACGCCCAGGCGGTGGACGCGGCCGGCCTGCAGTCCGCGCTGGACAGCAGCTTCACCACGCTCACCCCCGCCAAGACCGTCGCGGTGAACGACAACGTCACCACCGGCACCACGTACGGCGTCGGGATGATCGTCTCGGTGAACTTCAGCAAGGCCGTCAGCCACAAGGACGACGTCCTCAAGGGCATCACCTTCGAGGCCTCGGACGGCACCCAGGTGAAGGGCCACTGGTTCAGTTCCCGCCGGCTGGACTTCCGGCCCGAGCAGTACTGGAAGTCCGGCACCAATGTGAAGATCCACTTCCGGCTGGCCGGCACCGAGGTGGCCACGGGCGTCTACGGCCCCAAGAACAGCGACGAGGCGTTCACGGTCGGCCGCTCGCAGATCTCCACCGTCGACGCCTCCAGTGACAAGATGACCGTCAGCCGGGACGGCCAGGTGGTGCAGACCATCCCGATCACCGCGGGCAACGACCAGAACCCGTCCTGGAACGGCACCATGACGATCGAGGAGAAGGACCGGGTCACCAGGATGAACTCGGCCACCGTCTCCAACGTGGTCGGCGCCGAGTACGACGTGCCGGACGTGCCGCACGCGATGCGGCTGACCGACTCCGGCACCTATGTGCACGGCAACTACTGGGGCAACGCCTTCGGCGTCTCCAACGCCAGCCACGGCTGCGTCGGCCTGCAGGACGGCAAGGGCGGCGACGACAACTCGGTGGCCGGCAAGTTCTACAACTCGTCGCTGATCGGCGACGTGGTGATCATCAAGAACTCCAAGGGCAGGACGGTGAGCGGCAGCAACGGCCTGAGCGGCTGGACGATGCCGTGGAGCAGCTGGTAG